From a region of the Saccharomyces paradoxus chromosome IV, complete sequence genome:
- the ALT2 gene encoding alanine transaminase ALT2 (Catalytically inactive alanine transaminase~similar to YDR111C) produces the protein MTMTHQQDLKGVFTAKDLDFKPAAKITKKDLNAGVTKAEYAVRGAIPTRADELKEELKKNPEVLPFDDIINANIGNPQQLDQKPLTFTRQVLSILEYPEILRVGHDKLASLNLFSRDALKRAERLLNDIGGSIGAYSHSQGVPGIRQTVADFISRRDGGEPANPEDIYLTTGASSAATSLLSLLCKDFQTGLLIPIPQYPLYTASASLFNAQVLPYYLDEESNWSTNSDEIERVVQDALKKQIKPSVLIVINPGNPTGAVLSEDTIARICLIAAKYGITIISDEVYQENIFNDVKFHSMKKVLRKLQHFYPGKFDNVQLASLHSISKGFMGECGQRGGYMEIVGFSQEIRDALFKLMSISICSVVTGQAVVDLMVKPPQPGDESYEQDHHERLGIFHKMRTRANLLYETFNDLEGIECQKPQGAMYLFPRLVLPEKALRESEHLGIEPDEFYCTSLLESTGICTVPGSGFGQKPGTYHVRTTFLAPGTKWIQDWKKFHQDFFSKYRD, from the coding sequence ATGACAATGACACACCAACAAGATTTGAAAGGTGTATTCACGGCAAAGGATTTGGACTTCAAACCTGCTGCCAAGATTACtaaaaaagatttgaatGCAGGTGTCACTAAGGCAGAATATGCCGTAAGAGGCGCTATTCCGACCAGAGCTGACGAGCTAAAGGAggaactaaaaaaaaaccctGAAGTTTTGCcttttgatgatattatCAATGCGAATATTGGTAATCCGCAACAACTGGACCAGAAGCCTTTGACTTTTACCAGGCAAGTACTATCCATCTTAGAGTATCCGGAAATTTTACGAGTAGGCCATGATAAATTGGCATCTTTGAACCTGTTTTCTAGAGACGCCTTGAAAAGAGCTGAGCGCCTCTTGAACGATATTGGCGGTTCTATAGGAGCATACTCGCATTCCCAAGGTGTACCAGGAATAAGGCAAACAGTTGCAGACTTCATTAGTAGAAGAGATGGCGGTGAGCCCGCTAACCCAGaagatatttatttaacCACTGGTGCTTCCTCCGCGGCAACTTCTCTGTTGTCCTTATTATGTAAAGATTTTCAAACGGGCCTGTTAATTCCGATTCCGCAGTATCCGCTTTACACTGCATCCGCatctcttttcaatgcGCAAGTGCTGCCATACTACTTagatgaagaatcaaaTTGGTCTACAAATAGTGACGAAATTGAAAGAGTGGTGCAAGACgctttgaaaaaacagATCAAACCATCTGTGCTGATTGTTATTAACCCAGGTAACCCTACTGGGGCAGTTCTTTCTGAAGACACCATTGCCAGGATCTGTTTGATTGCTGCGAAATACGGCATCACGATTATTTCCGATGAGGTCTATCaagaaaacatttttaaCGATGTCAAGTTTCATTCCATGAAGAAAGTGTTAAGAAAGTTACAGCATTTTTATCCAGGAAAATTCGATAACGTTCAGTTGGCCTCTTTACATTCTATATCTAAGGGATTTATGGGTGAGTGCGGCCAAAGAGGTGGTTACATGGAAATTGTAGGATTCTCCCAAGAAATAAGAGATGCCCTTTTCAAACTCATGTCAATATCAATTTGTTCAGTTGTCACGGGGCAAGCCGTAGTTGATTTAATGGTCAAACCCCCTCAACCTGGGGACGAGTCATATGAGCAGGATCATCACGAAAGGTTGGGGATTTTCCATAAAATGCGCACGAGGGCCAATTTGTTGTACGAAACGTTCAATGACCTTGAAGGTATTGAATGTCAAAAACCTCAAGGTGCAATGTATCTTTTCCCAAGGCTTGTTTTACCTGAGAAAGCCCTTCGTGAAAGCGAACATCTTGGCATCGAACCTGATGAATTTTATTGCACATCTCTGTTAGAATCTACAGGTATTTGTACTGTACCAGGGTCCGGATTTGGACAAAAACCTGGAACATATCATGTGCGCACAACGTTTTTGGCCCCAGGAACTAAATGGATTCAAGACTGGAAAAAGTTTCATCAGGATTTCTTCAGCAAGTACCGTGATTGA